Within Ralstonia pickettii DTP0602, the genomic segment GGAGTTCAATGATTTCAGCAGCTGGCAGGGCATCGCGGTATCTCCCAAGGTGCCAACAGCCGTTGTCGAAAAGCTCTACGCCGTCACGCGCCGCATCGCGGGTCTGGCGCCGTTCCGCGACCAGGTCGCCAAGCTGAGATTCGAGCCAATCATGCCCGAATCGCCGCAGCAATTCGCGCAGCGCCTGCAGTCGGACTACGACCACTTCGACGCGCTGAACCGCAAATTGACCCTGAAGCAGTAAGACCTGACAAAACCTTGATGGAAATGATCCAGCGATGAAAGCAGCCATGATTATTCCGGGCCCGCAAGGCGGCCACCTGGAAATCCGCGAGATTCCCCGCCCGACGCCGGGTCCCGGCCAAGTGGTGGTGCAGGTGATGGCCTCGGGCCTGAACCGGGGCGAACTGATCCGGGTAGGGGAAGCGAAAAACGGCGGCCCGATACTGGCCGGCATCGAGTTCGCCGGCATGGTCAGCGAGGTCGGACCCGATGTGCACAGCGTGCGTGAAGGCGACCGCGTCACCGGCCACGGCTGGGGCGGCCAGTCCGAGTATGTGCTGGCCGCGGCGCGCGCGCTGATCCCGATCCCGGCCACGCTGTCCTGGGTCGAGGCGGCGGCATTCCCCAACGTGTTCATCAGCGCGCACGACGCGCTCGTCACCAACGGCGAGTTCCATTCCGGCCAATCCGTGCTGGTAAATGCCGCCACCGGTGGCATGGGACTGGCCGCCGTCCAACTCGCCGCCCAACTCGGCGCCAGCCAGGTCATCGCCACCTCGCGTTCGGCGGCCAAGCTGGCGCGGCTGCGTGAATACGGCGCGACCCACACCATCGATGCCTCGCAGTCGGACACCGTGCAGGCCGTGAAGGACGTCACCGACGGCCGCGGCGTGGACGTGATCATCGACTCGCTGGGCGGCGCGGTGTTCGACACCAACCTGAAATGCCTGGCCGTGCGCGGCCGGCTAGTCATCATCGCGCGGATGAGCGGCGTCGATACCGCCCAGGTCGACATCAAGCATATGTGGGTCAATCGGCTGAAGCTTGTCGGGACCACCTTCCGCACCCGTACCGAGCAAGAACGGCTCGCCTTGATCGAAGCGTGCGCGCGCGATGTGCTGCCGCTGCTGCACGAGAATCGCCTCAAGATGCCGGTCGACCGCCTGTTCGCACTTGACGACATCGCACAGGCCCACGCCTACATGGCAACCAACCAGCACTTCGGAAAAATCGTCCTGGCCGTCCACAAGAGTGTGATGGCGGCCGCCGCGCCAATCACCATGTCGCAGACTGCGACGAAGGAGCTTGCATGACCATAAGGATCACACCACTCACCGGCTCGATCGGTGCCTCGGTCGAAGGCGTTTCGCTCTCGGAGCCCTTGACCGACGAACGGTTCGAGCAACTGAGCAAGGCATTCCTGCAGCACTGCGTGCTGGTGTTCCGCGAGCAGCCGCTCAAGCCCGCGGCTCAGCTGGATTTCATCCGTCACTGGGGCGAGCCGGTCGTTCCGGCCTTGCTGTCCAAGCTGCGGCTCGATGAGTATCCCGAAGTGGTCCAGATCCGAACGGCGCCGAAGGAGCTGATTTCGACCGAGGCCTGGCACTACGATGCGCCGCACACGCCCGTGCCGCCCAAGATCACCATGCTCAGCGCGCAGGTGGTGCCGGTGGGTGGCGACACGATGTGGTGCAACCAATATCTCGCCTACGATAGGCTGACTCCCGTCATGCAACGCATGCTGCAAGACTTGCGCGTCCATTTCCGCGCCGTGCGGCTGGCCCGCTCCCAAGGCGTGTGCGAGTCGGATGTGCCCTCCGCCGTGCATCCGATGGTGCGCACGCATCCGGAGACCGGCCGCAAGGCGCTCTACATCGGGCATCCGGACAATGTGATGGGCATTGAGGGCATGACGGAGGCCGAAGCCCGGCCCTTGCTGAACTTCCTATATGAGCACAGCACGCAGCCGGACAACATCTACCGCCACATGTGGCGCGTCGGCGATGCGCTGATGTGGGATAACCGGTGCACCATGCACTATGCGGTCCACGACTACGGCAACCACGAGCGCCTTTTGAACCGGGTCACCCTAAAGGGCGAAGTGCCCGCTTGAAAAGTAATGCCGTTCAGTTAAGTCCTTTCCGAGGTACCGGACGGTGTAGAGCTTAGGCAGGGCTTTGACCACACGGGGGCAAATACGCCCCCGTCGTTTTTGTACGATCGCCAACTGAAATTTGGCGCGCATGCGCTGCCGGCAGCTTGCCTGGGGCCATGCCGGCTGCCCAGATCAGTTCACCCTGTATCAGGCGCAGAGCTCGTTTTGATTTCCCAACGGCGGCGGTAGCACGCAAGGATATCGGTGGGCTTGAAGCGTCGACGGTCCGTCAATCACGGTCAACAGGATGCGATCTGAGTCCTTGTCTCGAATCGCACGAGCTGTCCAGCTCATTGGCAAGGCCGGATTCTTGGTCCGCGCCTGAGTCAAGACCTTCATCTGGACGATGCCATCGTCGTCGCTGCCTGAGAGCAGCGGGGCTAAGAGCGACGTCGTCGCGCATTATTCCTTGATGAAGTTCTCGGCCATCCCGCAGCTTCGCTCATCCGTGACGAACTTCTTTTCACTTTCTCACTGGACGACCGACGTTGGCCGATGAAGCGATTTGAGTCGCTCGCCAGCGAAAGTCGTAAGCTTCCGGG encodes:
- a CDS encoding hypothetical protein (K08548: NR2F2, TFCOUP2; COUP transcription factor 2) translates to MTIRITPLTGSIGASVEGVSLSEPLTDERFEQLSKAFLQHCVLVFREQPLKPAAQLDFIRHWGEPVVPALLSKLRLDEYPEVVQIRTAPKELISTEAWHYDAPHTPVPPKITMLSAQVVPVGGDTMWCNQYLAYDRLTPVMQRMLQDLRVHFRAVRLARSQGVCESDVPSAVHPMVRTHPETGRKALYIGHPDNVMGIEGMTEAEARPLLNFLYEHSTQPDNIYRHMWRVGDALMWDNRCTMHYAVHDYGNHERLLNRVTLKGEVPA